A DNA window from Synchiropus splendidus isolate RoL2022-P1 chromosome 2, RoL_Sspl_1.0, whole genome shotgun sequence contains the following coding sequences:
- the LOC128754958 gene encoding adhesion G protein-coupled receptor E5-like isoform X1, with protein sequence MERRKALVIFVLLCSFQKCCSDCGRGFVSKGGTCTDIDECKEDKEQCGINAVCINTRGSFYCQCKQGYQNLKGPINFTAQDGQCKDLNECLVDGICGQFAACGNLIGSYMCSCISGFTRSHDGNCTDIDECAEAERTHVDICGEKGSCKNVVGSYRCKCQKGYTNYGNQRTPCSELDCETFKMNGASGEHVGGLANIFSLMRNSCLALSNQSPLKPDGDTLLEKLFTATERILSAGQLEGSEDVHVFLSTVENSVRLIGPQLKGNRTKMETNETDIEIAMERGPAPPTGPIHLSTENASLDTDWTVAAGLGPYPGFTLAALLSYKNLESSLNQSFHALQGHAEDEVKPTYQVFSRVVSVVVSNPSTENLSHPVEITLRHLQDADQSSEVSFVCAYWSDQSVWSKDGCDQLRSNATHTVCSCQHLSSFAVLMALTPIEHTFELQLITKIGLSISLICLVLCILTFKFCRSIQGTRTTIHLHLCICLFLADLIFLVGITQTNPEGGCRFVAAMLHLFFLGVFAWMLLEGVQLYRMVVRVFNATIQPLYLYLVGYGAPLAIVIISAISRPKGYGTQQYCWLSLGDGLIWSFFGPVCFIIFLNVFFFIVTVWKLAQKFSSLNPDLSKLNKIKAFTVTAVAQMCVLGLMWVFGTFLYDKSNVVAAYVFSILNSLQGVLVFVMHCLLSKQVRDEYANFFSCICTPQKKRYSDFSSTNPSSSQSQGSRSGQHTGESQI encoded by the exons ATGGAGAGACGAAAAGCACTAGTGATTTTTG TGTTGCTGTGCAGCTTTcagaaatgttgctcagattgtgGCCGAGGGTTCGTCTCAAAAGGAGGAACTTGCACGG ACATAGACGAATGCAAGGAAGACAAGGAGCAGTGCGGGATCAATGCTGTGTGCATCAACACGAGAGGCAGCTTCTACTGTCAGTGCAAGCAGGGCTACCAGAATCTGAAGGGCCCGATCAACTTCACAGCCCAGGATGGGCAATGCAAAG ATTTGAACGAGTGCCTGGTCGACGGCATCTGCGGTCAGTTCGCTGCCTGTGGTAACCTGATCGGAAGCTACATGTGCTCATGTATCTCTGGATTCACCAGATCTCATGATGGAAACTGTACAG ACATCGATGAATGTGCGGAAGCGGAGAGGACCCACGTAGACATCTGCGGGGAGAAGGGGTCGTGCAAGAACGTGGTTGGGAGCTACCGGTGCAAGTGTCAAAAAGGATACACCAACTACGGCAACCAGAGGACCCCATGTTCAG aGCTGGACTGTGAAACTTTTAAGATGAACGGTGCTTCTGGAGAG CACGTCGGGGGCCTGGCTAATATTTTCTCTCTGATGAGAAACAGCTGTTTGGCGCTGTCCAACCAGAGTCCATTGAAGCCCGATGGAGACACACTGCTGGAG AAACTTTTTACAGCCACTGAGAGGATCCTGTCTGCTGGTCAGCTGGAAGGCAGTGAGGATGTGCATGTCTTCCTCAGTACAGTGGAGAACTCGGTCAGGCTCATCGGGCCTCAGCTCAAAGGCAACCGCACCAAGATGGAGACCAATGAGACAG ATATTGAAATTGCAATGGAGAGAGGACCGGCTCCGCCAACCGGACCCATCCATCTCAGCACTGAAAACGCCTCGCTAGACACCGACTGGACAGTTGCTGCTGGACTGGGACCTTATCCTG GGTTCACTCTGGCTGCACTGCTGAGCTACAAGAACCTTGAGAGCTCTCTCAACCAATCCTTCCACGCGCTGCAAGGACACGCAGAGGACGAAGTGAAACCCACCTATCAGGTCTTCTCCAGAGTGGTGTCAGTCGTGGTCTCCAATCCCTCCACTGAGAACTTGAGCCATCCTGTCGAAATTACATTGCGCCATCTACAG GACGCAGACCAGTCATCTGAAGTGAGCTTCGTCTGTGCTTACTGGAGCGACCAGAGCGTCTGGTCCAAGGACGGATGTGATCAGCTTCGCTCTAATGCCACGCACACGGTGTGTTCCTGTCAACATCTCAGCAGCTTCGCCGTGCTAATGGCGCTCACGCCCATCGAG CACACTTTTGAGCTGCAGCTGATAACCAAGATCGGACTCAGTATCTCCCTGATCTGCCTCGTGCTCTGTATCCTGACCTTCAAGTTCTGTCGCTCCATCCAAGGGACTCGCACCACCATCCACCTCCACCTGTGTATCTGCCTCTTCCTGGCCGATCTCATCTTCCTGGTCGGCATCACTCAAACCAATCCGGAG GGAGGCTGCAGGTTCGTCGCGGCAATGCTTCATTTATTCTTCTTAGGAGTCTTCGCCTGGATGCTTCTGGAGGGCGTCCAGCTGTACCGCATGGTGGTCCGGGTCTTCAATGCCACAATCCAGCCCCTGTACTTGTACCTCGTGGGTTATGGGGCCCCTCTGGCTATTGTCATCATCTCTGCCATCTCCAGACCCAAGGGATACGGCACGCAGCAGTA CTGCTGGTTGTCCCTGGGTGACGGCCTCATCTGGAGTTTCTTTGGCCCCGTGtgcttcatcatcttcctcaacGTCTTCTTCTTTATCGTCACCGTCTGGAAGCTCGCCCAGAAATTCAGCAGCCTCAACCCAGACCTCTCCAAGCTCAACAAAATCAA aGCCTTCACTGTGACTGCAGTGGCTCAGATGTGTGTTCTGGGTCTCATGTGGGTGTTCGGGACTTTCCTGTACGATAAGAGCAACGTCGTGGCCGCTTATGTCTTCAGCATTCTGAACAGCCTGCAGGGGGTGCTGGTTTTCGTCATGCACTGCCTGCTGTCCAAACAG GTGAGAGATGAATACGCCAACTTCTTCTCCTGCATCTGCACACCACAGAAGAAGAGGTACTCCGACTTCAGCAGCACAAACCCCTCCAGCAGCCAGTCGCAG GGCTCTAGAAGCGGGCAGCACACTGGAGAATCCCAAATATGA
- the LOC128754958 gene encoding adhesion G protein-coupled receptor E5-like isoform X2, protein MCSCISGFTRSHDGNCTDIDECAEAERTHVDICGEKGSCKNVVGSYRCKCQKGYTNYGNQRTPCSELDCETFKMNGASGEHVGGLANIFSLMRNSCLALSNQSPLKPDGDTLLEKLFTATERILSAGQLEGSEDVHVFLSTVENSVRLIGPQLKGNRTKMETNETDIEIAMERGPAPPTGPIHLSTENASLDTDWTVAAGLGPYPGFTLAALLSYKNLESSLNQSFHALQGHAEDEVKPTYQVFSRVVSVVVSNPSTENLSHPVEITLRHLQDADQSSEVSFVCAYWSDQSVWSKDGCDQLRSNATHTVCSCQHLSSFAVLMALTPIEHTFELQLITKIGLSISLICLVLCILTFKFCRSIQGTRTTIHLHLCICLFLADLIFLVGITQTNPEGGCRFVAAMLHLFFLGVFAWMLLEGVQLYRMVVRVFNATIQPLYLYLVGYGAPLAIVIISAISRPKGYGTQQYCWLSLGDGLIWSFFGPVCFIIFLNVFFFIVTVWKLAQKFSSLNPDLSKLNKIKAFTVTAVAQMCVLGLMWVFGTFLYDKSNVVAAYVFSILNSLQGVLVFVMHCLLSKQVRDEYANFFSCICTPQKKRYSDFSSTNPSSSQSQGSRSGQHTGESQI, encoded by the exons ATGTGCTCATGTATCTCTGGATTCACCAGATCTCATGATGGAAACTGTACAG ACATCGATGAATGTGCGGAAGCGGAGAGGACCCACGTAGACATCTGCGGGGAGAAGGGGTCGTGCAAGAACGTGGTTGGGAGCTACCGGTGCAAGTGTCAAAAAGGATACACCAACTACGGCAACCAGAGGACCCCATGTTCAG aGCTGGACTGTGAAACTTTTAAGATGAACGGTGCTTCTGGAGAG CACGTCGGGGGCCTGGCTAATATTTTCTCTCTGATGAGAAACAGCTGTTTGGCGCTGTCCAACCAGAGTCCATTGAAGCCCGATGGAGACACACTGCTGGAG AAACTTTTTACAGCCACTGAGAGGATCCTGTCTGCTGGTCAGCTGGAAGGCAGTGAGGATGTGCATGTCTTCCTCAGTACAGTGGAGAACTCGGTCAGGCTCATCGGGCCTCAGCTCAAAGGCAACCGCACCAAGATGGAGACCAATGAGACAG ATATTGAAATTGCAATGGAGAGAGGACCGGCTCCGCCAACCGGACCCATCCATCTCAGCACTGAAAACGCCTCGCTAGACACCGACTGGACAGTTGCTGCTGGACTGGGACCTTATCCTG GGTTCACTCTGGCTGCACTGCTGAGCTACAAGAACCTTGAGAGCTCTCTCAACCAATCCTTCCACGCGCTGCAAGGACACGCAGAGGACGAAGTGAAACCCACCTATCAGGTCTTCTCCAGAGTGGTGTCAGTCGTGGTCTCCAATCCCTCCACTGAGAACTTGAGCCATCCTGTCGAAATTACATTGCGCCATCTACAG GACGCAGACCAGTCATCTGAAGTGAGCTTCGTCTGTGCTTACTGGAGCGACCAGAGCGTCTGGTCCAAGGACGGATGTGATCAGCTTCGCTCTAATGCCACGCACACGGTGTGTTCCTGTCAACATCTCAGCAGCTTCGCCGTGCTAATGGCGCTCACGCCCATCGAG CACACTTTTGAGCTGCAGCTGATAACCAAGATCGGACTCAGTATCTCCCTGATCTGCCTCGTGCTCTGTATCCTGACCTTCAAGTTCTGTCGCTCCATCCAAGGGACTCGCACCACCATCCACCTCCACCTGTGTATCTGCCTCTTCCTGGCCGATCTCATCTTCCTGGTCGGCATCACTCAAACCAATCCGGAG GGAGGCTGCAGGTTCGTCGCGGCAATGCTTCATTTATTCTTCTTAGGAGTCTTCGCCTGGATGCTTCTGGAGGGCGTCCAGCTGTACCGCATGGTGGTCCGGGTCTTCAATGCCACAATCCAGCCCCTGTACTTGTACCTCGTGGGTTATGGGGCCCCTCTGGCTATTGTCATCATCTCTGCCATCTCCAGACCCAAGGGATACGGCACGCAGCAGTA CTGCTGGTTGTCCCTGGGTGACGGCCTCATCTGGAGTTTCTTTGGCCCCGTGtgcttcatcatcttcctcaacGTCTTCTTCTTTATCGTCACCGTCTGGAAGCTCGCCCAGAAATTCAGCAGCCTCAACCCAGACCTCTCCAAGCTCAACAAAATCAA aGCCTTCACTGTGACTGCAGTGGCTCAGATGTGTGTTCTGGGTCTCATGTGGGTGTTCGGGACTTTCCTGTACGATAAGAGCAACGTCGTGGCCGCTTATGTCTTCAGCATTCTGAACAGCCTGCAGGGGGTGCTGGTTTTCGTCATGCACTGCCTGCTGTCCAAACAG GTGAGAGATGAATACGCCAACTTCTTCTCCTGCATCTGCACACCACAGAAGAAGAGGTACTCCGACTTCAGCAGCACAAACCCCTCCAGCAGCCAGTCGCAG GGCTCTAGAAGCGGGCAGCACACTGGAGAATCCCAAATATGA
- the LOC128754882 gene encoding long-chain fatty acid transport protein 1-like isoform X1, giving the protein MLCRTAVPVCLCVLGAGWLLPVPWLLSLVVALALSVTLTDFWKCIRVAVCTIKRDLQCLVVILRVKYHIHQHTRNGATIPSLFAQTVNSNPDKPALIYESSGEVWTFRELQERCHTVAHWALAQGWAEGDVVALYLESRPLVVALWLGLAMVGVEAALINYNLRRQSLHHCVTVSGARAIVFEAKLSEAVVEVRSCLPQDMLLFSTGELGDDDTLCSLQAQNLDLLLTCSPKHPPKHTSHKAFNDRVFYIYTSGTTGMPKAAVVVHSRYYRIAAFGFWSFGLKRNDIIYDCLPLYHSAGSIMGVGQCLLFGATVVIRRKFSASRFWQDCVTYNCTVIQYIGEICRYLLAQPQCPSEQRHRVRVALGNGLRPAVWGEFVQRFRISQIGEFYGATECNCSLINIDGKVGACGFVSRILPGFYPVRLVRMQEESGELLRDAQGLCVPCQPGEPGMLMGRIHPGDPLRRFDGYADPTSTSGKVAHDVFQMGDAAYMSGDILVMDDYGYMYFRDRSGDTFRWRGENVSTAEVEGVLSGLLGHADVAVYGVPVPGVEGKAGMAAIAQAGDQLDLDAFLSDVQKALASFARPVFLRTVTSVDTTGTFKIQKTRMQREGFKPQTSTDVIYFLNSRSGRYEVVTDELYDEIVNGHMFL; this is encoded by the exons ATGCTCTGTAGAACTGCTGTCCCcgtgtgtctctgtgttttgGGGGCTGGATGGCTTCTCCCGGTGCCCTGGCTCCTCAGCCTGGTGGTCGCACTTGCTCTTTCTGTGACGCTGACAGATTTCTGGAAGTGTATCCGTGTCGCTGTGTGCACCATCAAAAGAGACCTGCA GTGTCTGGTGGTTATTCTTCGTGTGAAGTACCACATTCACCAGCATACACGCAACGGGGCCACCATTCCTTCCCTGTTTGCTCAAACCGTGAATTCAAATCCAGACAAGCCAGCGTTGATCTACGAGTCCTCAGGAGAG GTCTGGACCTtcagggagctgcaggagagatgTCATACTGTAGCACATTGGGCTCTGGCACAGGGATGGGCGGAGGGAGACGTTGTGGCCTTGTATTTGGAGAGTCGCCCTCTTGTGGTGGCCTTGTGGCTGGGTCTGGCCATGGTCGGGGTGGAGGCTGCGCTCATCAACTACAACCTTCGAAGGCAATCGCTGCACCACTGCGTCACTGTGTCTGGGGCTCGGGCCATTGTGTTTGAAGCCAAGCTCTCAGAAG CTGTGGTCGAGGTGAGAAGCTGCCTACCTCAAGACATGCTTCTGTTCAGCACTGGAGAATTAGGAGACGATGACACGCTCTGTAGCCTCCAGGCTCAAaacctggacctgctgctgaCCTGCTCCCCCAAACATCCACCCAAACACACATCGCACAAGGCGTTCAACG ATAGGgttttttatatttacacttCCGGCACAACAGGGATGCCGAAAGCAGCCGTGGTGGTTCACAGTCG TTATTACCGAATTGCTGCGTTCGGTTTCTGGTCCTTTGGTTTGAAACGTAATGACATCATCTACGACTGTCTTCCTCTGTATCATTCCGCAG GCAGCATCATGGGTGTGGGTCAGTGCTTGCTGTTTGGCGCTACTGTTGTCATCAGGAGGAAGTTCTCAGCCAGTCGCTTCTGGCAGGACTGTGTAACCTACAACTGCACC GTGATCCAGTACATCGGAGAGATCTGTCGGTACCTGCTCGCTCAGCCACAGTGTCCGTCAGAGCAGCGACACCGTGTTCGTGTCGCCCTTGGAAACGGCCTTCGCCCAGCAGTGTGGGGAGAGTTTGTGCAGAGATTCAGAATATCACAGATTGGGGAATTCTACGGCGCCACTGAGTGTAACTGCAGTCTCATCAACATAGATGGAAAG GTCGGTGCTTGCGGTTTCGTCAGTCGCATTCTTCCCGGTTTCTACCCGGTCAGGTTGGTCAGGATGCAGGAAGAGAGCGGGGAGTTGCTCAGAGATGCTCAGGGTCTCTGCGTCCCATGTCAGCCTG GGGAGCCAGGAATGTTAATGGGACGCATCCACCCCGGTGACCCACTGAGGAGGTTTGATGGCTACGCGGACCCGACATCCACCAGTGGAAAAGTAGCTCACGACGTCTTCCAGATGGGAGACGCTGCTTACATGTCAG GTGACATCTTGGTGATGGACGATTATGGCTACATGTATTTCAGGGACCGCAGCGGCGACACGTTCCGCTGGCGAGGAGAGAATGTCTCCACCGCGGAGGTGGAGGGAGTCCTAAGTGGACTGCTGGGACATGCTGATGTGGCTGTTTATGGAGTTCCAGTCCCAG GTGTGGAGGGGAAGGCAGGAATGGCAGCCATCGCTCAGGCAGGCGATCAGCTGGACCTTGATGCCTTTCTGAGCGATGTCCAGAAGGCTCTGGCCTCATTTGCACGTCCAGTCTTTCTGCGAACAGTGACATCAGTCGATACCACAG GGACCTTCAAGATCCAGAAGACCCGAATGCAGAGAGAAGGCTTCAAACCGCAGACCTCCACCGACGTGATCTATTTTCTGAACAGTCGCTCTGGTCGATATGAAGTGGTGACTGATGAGCTATATGATGAAATTGTAAATGGACACATGTTTTTATGA
- the LOC128754882 gene encoding long-chain fatty acid transport protein 1-like isoform X2: protein MLCRTAVPVCLCVLGAGWLLPVPWLLSLVVALALSVTLTDFWKCIRVAVCTIKRDLQCLVVILRVKYHIHQHTRNGATIPSLFAQTVNSNPDKPALIYESSGEVWTFRELQERCHTVAHWALAQGWAEGDVVALYLESRPLVVALWLGLAMVGVEAALINYNLRRQSLHHCVTVSGARAIVFEAKLSEAVVEVRSCLPQDMLLFSTGELGDDDTLCSLQAQNLDLLLTCSPKHPPKHTSHKAFNVVACAEDVERNVTWSGETEIGFFIFTLPAQQGCRKQPWWFTVGSIMGVGQCLLFGATVVIRRKFSASRFWQDCVTYNCTVIQYIGEICRYLLAQPQCPSEQRHRVRVALGNGLRPAVWGEFVQRFRISQIGEFYGATECNCSLINIDGKVGACGFVSRILPGFYPVRLVRMQEESGELLRDAQGLCVPCQPGEPGMLMGRIHPGDPLRRFDGYADPTSTSGKVAHDVFQMGDAAYMSGDILVMDDYGYMYFRDRSGDTFRWRGENVSTAEVEGVLSGLLGHADVAVYGVPVPGVEGKAGMAAIAQAGDQLDLDAFLSDVQKALASFARPVFLRTVTSVDTTGTFKIQKTRMQREGFKPQTSTDVIYFLNSRSGRYEVVTDELYDEIVNGHMFL from the exons ATGCTCTGTAGAACTGCTGTCCCcgtgtgtctctgtgttttgGGGGCTGGATGGCTTCTCCCGGTGCCCTGGCTCCTCAGCCTGGTGGTCGCACTTGCTCTTTCTGTGACGCTGACAGATTTCTGGAAGTGTATCCGTGTCGCTGTGTGCACCATCAAAAGAGACCTGCA GTGTCTGGTGGTTATTCTTCGTGTGAAGTACCACATTCACCAGCATACACGCAACGGGGCCACCATTCCTTCCCTGTTTGCTCAAACCGTGAATTCAAATCCAGACAAGCCAGCGTTGATCTACGAGTCCTCAGGAGAG GTCTGGACCTtcagggagctgcaggagagatgTCATACTGTAGCACATTGGGCTCTGGCACAGGGATGGGCGGAGGGAGACGTTGTGGCCTTGTATTTGGAGAGTCGCCCTCTTGTGGTGGCCTTGTGGCTGGGTCTGGCCATGGTCGGGGTGGAGGCTGCGCTCATCAACTACAACCTTCGAAGGCAATCGCTGCACCACTGCGTCACTGTGTCTGGGGCTCGGGCCATTGTGTTTGAAGCCAAGCTCTCAGAAG CTGTGGTCGAGGTGAGAAGCTGCCTACCTCAAGACATGCTTCTGTTCAGCACTGGAGAATTAGGAGACGATGACACGCTCTGTAGCCTCCAGGCTCAAaacctggacctgctgctgaCCTGCTCCCCCAAACATCCACCCAAACACACATCGCACAAGGCGTTCAACG TCGTTGCATGTGCGGAGGATGTAGAAAGAAATGTAACATGGAGCGGGGAGACGGAG ATAGGgttttttatatttacacttCCGGCACAACAGGGATGCCGAAAGCAGCCGTGGTGGTTCACAGTCG GCAGCATCATGGGTGTGGGTCAGTGCTTGCTGTTTGGCGCTACTGTTGTCATCAGGAGGAAGTTCTCAGCCAGTCGCTTCTGGCAGGACTGTGTAACCTACAACTGCACC GTGATCCAGTACATCGGAGAGATCTGTCGGTACCTGCTCGCTCAGCCACAGTGTCCGTCAGAGCAGCGACACCGTGTTCGTGTCGCCCTTGGAAACGGCCTTCGCCCAGCAGTGTGGGGAGAGTTTGTGCAGAGATTCAGAATATCACAGATTGGGGAATTCTACGGCGCCACTGAGTGTAACTGCAGTCTCATCAACATAGATGGAAAG GTCGGTGCTTGCGGTTTCGTCAGTCGCATTCTTCCCGGTTTCTACCCGGTCAGGTTGGTCAGGATGCAGGAAGAGAGCGGGGAGTTGCTCAGAGATGCTCAGGGTCTCTGCGTCCCATGTCAGCCTG GGGAGCCAGGAATGTTAATGGGACGCATCCACCCCGGTGACCCACTGAGGAGGTTTGATGGCTACGCGGACCCGACATCCACCAGTGGAAAAGTAGCTCACGACGTCTTCCAGATGGGAGACGCTGCTTACATGTCAG GTGACATCTTGGTGATGGACGATTATGGCTACATGTATTTCAGGGACCGCAGCGGCGACACGTTCCGCTGGCGAGGAGAGAATGTCTCCACCGCGGAGGTGGAGGGAGTCCTAAGTGGACTGCTGGGACATGCTGATGTGGCTGTTTATGGAGTTCCAGTCCCAG GTGTGGAGGGGAAGGCAGGAATGGCAGCCATCGCTCAGGCAGGCGATCAGCTGGACCTTGATGCCTTTCTGAGCGATGTCCAGAAGGCTCTGGCCTCATTTGCACGTCCAGTCTTTCTGCGAACAGTGACATCAGTCGATACCACAG GGACCTTCAAGATCCAGAAGACCCGAATGCAGAGAGAAGGCTTCAAACCGCAGACCTCCACCGACGTGATCTATTTTCTGAACAGTCGCTCTGGTCGATATGAAGTGGTGACTGATGAGCTATATGATGAAATTGTAAATGGACACATGTTTTTATGA
- the LOC128753945 gene encoding procollagen galactosyltransferase 1-like yields the protein MLRATALLPALLLVLLLACSRGYFPEERWSPESPLLAPRVVLALLCRNSAHSLPLVLGAIDRLNYPKDRVSLWVATDHNVDNTTAILREWLIQVQNYYHYVEWRPSDEPSAFEDEHGPKHWNTLRYEHVMKLRQAALDTAREIWADYFLVVDCDNLLTDPDVLWKLMSVNKTVVAPMLESRAAYSNFWCGMTSQGYYRRTPAYMPIRKLERRGCFAVPMVHSTYLVDLRKEASRRLAFYPPHPEYSWALDDVIVFAYSARMADVQMYVCNKETYGYLPVPVRAQASLQDEAESFLHTQLEVMVKNPPLEPSGFVSPSPKQPDKMGFDEIFMINLARRSDRRERMLRTLYEQELSCKVVAAVDGKALNTSDIESMGIKMLPDYKDPYHGRPLTKGELGCFLSHYNIWKEIVDRGLQRSLVIEDDLRFEVFFKRRLQALLQEVTRHKLDWDLIYIGRKRMQVEHPEKSVPNLHNLVEADYSYWTLGYMMSLQGAEKLLRAQPLTKMLPVDEFLPVMYDKHPVSEYMEHFEHRDLRAFSAEPLLVYPTHYTGDPGYISDTETSVVWDNETVTTDWDRAKSRKSQEQEELSFEAQNSDVLQSELENWSARDEL from the exons ATGCTCCGGGCCACAGCGCTGCTGCCTGCCCTGCTGTTGGTCCTCCTGCTGGCTTGCAGCCGGGGATATTTCCCCGAGGAGCGCTGGAGCCCCGAGTCTCCCCTCCTCGCTCCCAGGGTCGTCCTTGCGCTGCTCTGCCGCAACTCCGCGCACTCGTTACCGCTGGTCCTCGGAGCCATCGACCGCCTCAACTACCCGAAGGACCGCGTCTCGCTGTG GGTGGCGACAGATCACAACGTGGACAACACAACAGCTATCCTGAGAGAGTGGCTCATCCAGGTGCAGAACTACTATCACTATGTGGAATGGAGACCTTCAGACGAACCCAG TGCCTTCGAAGATGAGCATGGACCGAAGCACTGGAATACTCTGCGCTACGAACACGTAATGAAGCTTCGTCAGGCGGCGCTGGACACAGCGCGGGAGATCTGGGCTGACTACTTTTTG GTGGTCGACTGTGACAACCTTCTCACCGACCCGGATGTGCTGTGGAAGCTCATGAGCGTAAACAAGACAGTGGTCGCCCCAATGTTGGAGTCCAGAGCGGCCTACTCCAACTTCTGGTGTGGCATGACCTCTCAG GGTTATTACAGACGGACGCCCGCCTACATGCCTATCCGAAAACTGGAGCGTCGAGGCTGCTTCGCTGTCCCCATGGTGCACTCCACCTACCTGGTGGACCTGAGGAAGGAGGCGTCTCGTCGACTGGCTTTTTACCCTCCGCATCCCGAGTATAGCTGGGCCCTGGATGATGTCATCGTTTTTGCCTACTCCGCACGCATGGCAG ATGTGCAGATGTATGTTTGCAATAAGGAAACATATGGCTATTTGCCTGTGCCGGTGAGAGCCCAGGCATCGCTGCAGGATGAGGCAGAGAGCTTCTTGCACACACAGTTGGAAGTCATGG TGAAAAACCCTCCACTGGAGCCCTCTGGCTTCGTGTCTCCTTCACCGAAGCAGCCTGACAAGATGGGCTTTGATGAG ATATTTATGATCAATCTGGCGCGGAGATCCGACCGGCGCGAGCGGATGCTGAGGACTCTGTACGAGCAGGAGCTCAGCTGTAAGGTTGTTGCTGCAGTGGATGGCAA GGCGCTGAACACCAGCGACATTGAGTCGATGGGGATCAAGATGCTGCCCGATTACAAAGACCCGTATCATGGTCGGCCCCTGACCAAAGGTGAACTGGGCTGTTTCCTGTCCCACTACAACATCTGGAAAGAG ATTGTGGATCGAGGGCTCCAAAGGTCCCTGGTCATCGAGGACGACCTTCGCTTCGAGGTGTTCTTCAAGCGACGTCTGCAGGcgctgctgcaggaggtgaCGAGGCACAAGCTGGACTGGGATCTGAT ATATATCGGGAGGAAGCGAATGCAGGTGGAGCATCCAGAGAAGTCTGTGCCAAACCTTCACAATCTAGTGGAAGCCGACTATTCCTACTGGACTTTAGGATACATGATGTCATTACAAGGGGCAGAGAAACTCCTCCGAGCCCAACCGTTGACTAAGATGCTGCCCGTGGATGAGTTCCTCCCCGTGATGTACGATAAACATCCAGT TTCAGAGTACATGGAACACTTTGAGCACCGCGACCTGCGCGCGTTTTCTGCAGAGCCGCTCCTGGTGTATCCGACCCATTACACAGGAGACCCGGGCTACATCAGTGACACCGAAACATCTGTTGTCTGGGACAATGAGACGGTCACGACAGACTGGGACCGAGCCAAGTCGAGGAAgagccaggagcaggaggagctgagctTCGAGGCTCAGAACTCTGACGTGCTGCAGTCAGAGTTGGAGAACTGGAGCGCGAGGGATGAGCTGTGA